Proteins co-encoded in one Brassica rapa cultivar Chiifu-401-42 chromosome A02, CAAS_Brap_v3.01, whole genome shotgun sequence genomic window:
- the LOC117132118 gene encoding dihomomethionine N-hydroxylase-like: protein MSMSIINPSSFTLVIFSFTLVLALAMLFLIVKKPKEQLPPGPRGWPIIGNLFHMIMNRPVHVWIHRSMEDMQTEIACFRFARVRVITVTSSEIAREVLREKHEALADRSESYSSNLISHGYKEIVFSSYGENWKLMKKMMTTKLMSPTTLNKTLGDRTLEADNIVTYVFNLPQPGCINVRDIALTYCHAVMMRMMFGQRHFDVAAEDGGLGPKEKEHMDAIYRALDCFFSFNVTDYLPFLRGWNIDNEEEEVREAVDILNRCNDPIIHERMHSWRNKGGKETEEDWLDILITLKDDQGMPLFTFDEIRAQCKDINVATIDNTMNNVEWTIAEMLNNPGILEKATTELDVVVGKDRLVQESDIPQLNYIKACSRESFRLHPANAFMPPHGARQDTTLAGYFVPKGSQILVSRLGLGRNPNIWDEPNVFKPERHLSGHVGNSMDVTLMEPEMRFVIFSTGRRGCAGTKIGTSMTIMLLARLLQGFEWTLPNDKSQVELVPADSNLFMAKPLLACAKPRLAPTLYPKIQV, encoded by the exons ATGAGCATGAGTATCATTAATCCATCTAGTTTCACACTTGTTATATTTTCCTTTACGTTGGTCTTGGCTCTCGCTATGCTTTTCTTGATAGTCAAGAAACCTAAAGAGCAGCTTCCTCCGGGCCCACGGGGATGGCCGATCATAGGGAACTTGTTCCATATGATCATGAACCGACCGGTTCATGTGTGGATCCACCGTTCCATGGAGGATATGCAAACGGAGATAGCTTGCTTCCGCTTCGCCCGGGTCCGCGTCATCACCGTAACCTCAAGCGAGATCGCCCGAGAAGTGCTTAGAGAAAAACACGAGGCTCTTGCAGACAGATCAGAGTCGTACTCGAGCAATCTTATTAGCCATGGCTACAAAGAAATTGTTTTCTCTTCCTACGGAGAGAATTGGAAGCTGATGAAGAAAATGATGACCACAAAACTAATGTCTCCGACAACGTTGAACAAAACCCTCGGTGATAGAACACTAGAAGCGGATAATATCGTCACGTATGTTTTTAATCTCCCCCAACCAGGGTGCATTAACGTGAGAGATATTGCCTTAACGTATTGCCATGCcgtgatgatgaggatgatgttTGGCCAGAGGCATTTTGATGTAGCCGCTGAGGACGGAGGTCTCGGGCCAAAAGAGAAAGAGCATATGGACGCAATTTACCGAGCTCTAGATTGTTTTTTCAGCTTTAATGTAACGGATTACTTACCTTTTCTTAGAGGATGGAACATCGAtaacgaggaggaggaggtcaGAGAAGCGGTTGATATCCTCAACAGATGCAACGACCCGATCATCCACGAGAGAATGCATTCGTGGAGGAACAAAGGCGGTAAAGAGACTGAAGAAGATTGGCTCGATATTCTCATCACCCTTAAAGATGACCAAGGAATGCCTTTGTTCACATTTGATGAGATTAGGGCTCAGTGCAAG GATATCAATGTTGCAACAATTGATAATACGATGAATAATGTGGAGTGGACGATAGCAGAGATGTTGAATAATCCTGGGATTCTTGAGAAAGCCACTACTGAATTGGACGTGGTAGTTGGTAAAGACAGACTTGTGCAAGAATCAGACATACCACAACTCAACTACATCAAAGCTTGTAGTAGAGAATCTTTCCGGCTTCACCCAGCTAATGCCTTCATGCCTCCGCACGGAGCCCGACAAGATACTACTCTTGCTGGTTATTTCGTTCCCAAAG GTAGTCAAATTCTTGTGAGCCGTCTAGGGCTTGGTCGCAATCCTAATATATGGGACGAGCCTAACGTGTTCAAGCCAGAACGCCACCTTTCTGGCCATGTTGGAAACTCAATGGACGTGACTTTGATGGAGCCTGAGATGAGGTTCGTAATATTCAGCACTGGTCGACGTGGCTGCGCAGGTACTAAAATTGGGACATCTATGACTATAATGTTGCTCGCCAGGCTTCTTCAGGGGTTCGAATGGACCCTCCCTAATGACAAAAGTCAAGTCGAGCTTGTTCCAGCGGACAGTAACTTGTTCATGGCCAAACCTCTACTCGCATGTGCGAAACCAAGGTTGGCTCCAACTTTATATCCGAAAATACAGGTCTAA